GAGTTGCCCGCCGCCATTCCTCCTCCGGAACCTCCCGCTCCAAGCTCCGCGGGAAGCAGCTCCCCCGACAGCGCCTGGCCGTTCGGAGCCGGGACGGTAAGCTCTGCAGCCGTCGACTGCAAGGAAGTGTTCGACCGGCTGGTACGAGCGCAGGCGGCTATCAACGAGGCCGGCAGGGGATCGGCCAAGgagggggagaagaagaagaagaagccggaGGTGGAACAGGTGATGGCCCGTATCTCCTTTCTGCGACGCATTGTTGTTTCTTGGAGTTCTTGAAGTGCGTTCTTGAGCGTTTCTTGGTTTCCCCCGACTAGGTGGAATCGTCGCACCACAAGAAGGCGCTTTGGAGCAAGCTTAGGAACTATTTCACCCGCAAGGTATAGCCTGAATCTGCTCTCTCGCTTGTGCTTTATTGGCTCGTCTGTGCATTTGTATGCCATTCTTAATTGTTCTGGATGTGAATCGTTGAAACCTTGGGGGATGATTTAGAGCAACAGAAACCGAATCTTTGGGCCAAGAGTGTACCGAGCATTCCTGTGGCAACCTATTTTTGTGAATCGAATGTGGAATCAGGATTATGGGTTTCCTTCTTGATATCTGTTTCTTCATGATTAATTTCGGGGCTAATGCCTACAATCAAGGCAAGAAATCTTGGTTACAGAATGATGATGTGGCATCCTAGAGTAGAGGGGGAATCTTGGACTAATGTTAGGAGTAGCTTGGTCTTTTGATTTTGCCAAGAGCACAGACTTCCTTGTTGCTTGTCGGTCTTCCCGCATTGTGGTATGGTATTTGAAACAAATGGCTATCTTGTTGTAATTGCTTGAAGTCTGTAAATTGTGGGGAAATCATGAGGTATGTCCCAATTACTGCAAATTGTGGGGAAATCATGGGGTCATGTCCCAATTACTGCAATATTTTGGTACTAGAGCTTGAATAATCAAATATGAGCTTTTCTTTCTAACCAAATGTTGTTACCAGAAAATTTAATCTAGACAGTTAGGCATAACTTCTGTAAACCATTGTGCATTTACATACAAAATCGCTGACCGCCTACTCTGCCGTTTTCTGGCGAAGTTCAACATTTGGTTGATTGGTACCTGGAACTGGCTCAGAGGCCTCAAATTATTCATGTAAAAAGTTGGCAAAATCAAAGAAATTTTAGACGCACAATTTTTGTAGTATAGCTATTACATTGTTGTTTATCAATTACATTCATTTCTTGTTCCCTTGTTTcttattttgaaatgtttgatctTCAGTTTAATTCTGTAAAACACTAAGTCTGGCATGATATCTGGATTTTAACCCGTTTTCTTGTTGAATAGattgttgttagagaagaatggGAAATGTACAAGGAACATGTGGGTCACCAGGTTTGGCTTCATTTTTCCTTTTATAATGTTCAAAACAAAAGTGCATGAAATATCAGGATCAAAATCCTAGATCACATAACTGTGATTCACAAAAGTGGGTCACCCTGTACAATCAACTGTTCGGATGGATGATGTTCTCTTTTATGGAATACTATATTATGTTAACTGTTGATTGTGATAGTTCGGATAGAACCTGAACTGTCTTTTAGTGTTCTCAAGTTCATCCAACATTGATATATACTTTATTGTTCTGTTATTGAACAACATCCAATCAGTATCAATGATAGAATTATACATGTTAGTGGTCTCATACATTTTCAAAGCAAACGGAAACCTGAAAATTGAAATAAAAACAAAATGTCCATCACATTTGAAATATGATGTTTCCATGTTCTGCTCAGTGTAATTTGAATTCCTATATTTGTGTGTTTGTTGCAGACAAATCCTATCGCTGAAGTCTTTGATTATTATCGTGTTCCCAAAGATATGGCTATTTGTCTGAATCTTGATGCCTATTTGAGATTCAGACCGGTGTATGGAGATGGGGAGTGTTTCTACAGGAGCTTCATATTTTCCTACCTTGTAATTTGCCTCCTCTCTTTTCCTTGGCACATGATGTATCTGTAGTAATTTAATTGTATTTCTTTTGTGCGAATGTCCAACAGGAACAAGTTCTTGATAGGCAGGACACAcatgaggaactccgcctccttgaTACCATTAAAAGAGTGTCTACGTAGCATAAAAATCTTGGATGGACCTCCTCTGGGTTTCGCAGGAGCTACAAagtaagttctcttctcctttttttctttcaaataaaCAGGCTTGTAAGGGATGATTCTCTACAGGTTACAGTAACTTCAGGCTGGATCTGGCATCTCACTATCTTTGTTTTGTCATTTGCAGGAGATGCACAACTGCTTAACAGTAGTGGCATGCCATCACAGTTTTACACACTGTTGGCATAAACTCAAATTCGAAGTTTACTGTAAAGTTAACAAGCCAATTCTAACAACAATGAACCTTAAGATAAATCTACTTCCAGAGGAACAATGAGACAATATAACGGGGAGGAATAGAATTGCATGCTTGTTTCATTTGAAAACAAACGATGCGCACATGCTGCTGCTTCTTATGGTGCAGCCACCTCACTGTTCTGTTACCAAACATTTTCTGCCACAACTACTATGCTACATTATGTGCTTAATGACTGAAACTTTCAGACGTGTTTTTCTGTGTTCTTTCATACCCTGGTACAATTCAATATTCTGTAACTTAATGTTGTAACCTATGATATGTAATGATTATCAGATGTAAACTATTGAGTCGCTGATTCTTTCAGGCATTTAAGAAGCTGATAATGAAAGTAATGGGATGGAAGCGACAAGGCAGGTGGAACAGCATAGCATCACCTAACAGGtttttgattcacttggttttcTGCTATTCCATCAAAGTATCATGGCCAAATGCATTTCATCTTACTGAcataacatgtgtgctctttttaGCTACCGTAAAGAGAAACTTCTTGCGTTCTTCAGCACCTACAGTAAAACGGAAAACAGTGAGAAAAAAACACCCTTGAACTTATCATTCCTTCAGCTCATCATAATTCATGTTCCTGAAATTTTTTGTTGGTTAGTTTTTGTTTTCCTCAGATTAGTAGTAGCTATCCAGATCTGCTCAAACGGGGAAGAGTATGAACATTACATTCTAAAAAATGTCAGTATAAGCATCTCTTCTTGGATATACATACGGTCACTCATTTTACCTGACCCATTGGTGTACAAACAGTGGTGCTTTTTGTGCGTCACCCCAGCTCGTGAGTTTACGGACCATATTATGATGGCGGCCTTGGCCAGAGCGCTTGAGGTACCCCTCAGACTGGAGCGGCTCCATGGAGTAGGATCTGATGAAGATAATATCTACACTGGGCCTGGAGATGTGAGTGTGACGTTGCTGTACACGGGTAATCACTACGACATCATCTACCCACGCCCTGTGCTCGTAGAACATCCTGCTGATTAGAGTTCAAGTCAACAGATTCTGCTGAGTTGAAGTTGAGTTTGGCTGCTGCCTACGAACGAGAGCGTTGCTGGGTTTGGTGGTAGAGAGTTAGACATGGACTGATGTAGTAGGAGTAGGCATGGCATAAACTTGTGCATTCTTCTTCTGTTTGCCCAAACTGCTGGTGCCGATTGATTGATCACAGGATGCTCCTTTGTCTGAAGAGGAGGAGTGTGTTGTATTTTGTTTGGATTTTGCCTAGTATATATACAGTGCATCTTCCGTTATCACACTCGAACTTCTTAAT
This Lolium perenne isolate Kyuss_39 chromosome 1, Kyuss_2.0, whole genome shotgun sequence DNA region includes the following protein-coding sequences:
- the LOC127321783 gene encoding uncharacterized protein, whose product is METRNLHTFLLHALTFAELPQKPFRLSAPSFCRRDESSSGNQEPVNGHGQREDSKNGASDGAPSAVAAQGGADASSPSRLPAAPVDRPQERVRQQAGGGSRGTNGSSSATVGVDQKGELPAAIPPPEPPAPSSAGSSSPDSAWPFGAGTVSSAAVDCKEVFDRLVRAQAAINEAGRGSAKEGEKKKKKPEVEQVESSHHKKALWSKLRNYFTRKIVVREEWEMYKEHVGHQTNPIAEVFDYYRVPKDMAICLNLDAYLRFRPVYGDGECFYRSFIFSYLEQVLDRQDTHEELRLLDTIKRVSTLVRDDSLQFQTCFSVFFHTLAFKKLIMKVMGWKRQGRWNSIASPNSYRKEKLLAFFSTYSKTENIFVFLRLVVAIQICSNGEEYEHYILKNVSISISSWIYIRSLILPDPLVYKQWCFLCVTPAREFTDHIMMAALARALEVPLRLERLHGVGSDEDNIYTGPGDVSVTLLYTGNHYDIIYPRPVLVEHPAD